One window of the Sulfolobales archaeon genome contains the following:
- a CDS encoding peroxiredoxin has product MVNVGEKAPDFELLDTDLKKRRLSEFLAKGRYVVLAFFPGAFTSVCTKEMCTFRDRMARLNNLDAEVIGISVDSPFAQKAFKEANMLNFTLLSDFNREVIEKYNVVLPDLLGLGLKKLAKRAVFIIDPKGIVVYKWVSEDPRVEPDYDEIERVLERLKKGGSVK; this is encoded by the coding sequence ATGGTTAACGTGGGGGAAAAGGCTCCTGACTTCGAGCTACTAGACACAGATCTTAAGAAGAGAAGACTCTCAGAGTTCCTTGCAAAGGGTAGATATGTGGTTCTAGCATTCTTCCCCGGAGCATTTACATCAGTATGCACAAAGGAGATGTGCACATTCAGAGATAGAATGGCCAGGCTAAATAACCTAGATGCCGAGGTAATAGGTATAAGCGTTGACAGCCCATTCGCACAGAAAGCCTTTAAAGAGGCTAACATGCTTAACTTCACATTGCTAAGTGACTTCAACAGAGAGGTTATAGAGAAATACAATGTAGTCCTACCAGACCTCCTAGGCCTCGGCCTAAAGAAGCTAGCAAAAAGAGCAGTATTTATAATAGACCCCAAAGGCATAGTTGTATATAAATGGGTCTCAGAAGACCCAAGAGTAGAGCCAGACTATGATGAAATAGAAAGAGTTCTGGAGAGACTAAAGAAAGGAGGATCAGTTAAATAA
- a CDS encoding anhydro-N-acetylmuramic acid kinase: protein MNLVDRLVRKIGLERRIVAGLISGTSADGVDVAIVELEGHGRNIKHRMLVSGVVPYPEDLRGFVLSSITSGSVRDICVLNFLVARFFSKAFKDVISTSNLSRDDVDLIGSHGQTIYHYPELVRCGGFETRCSLQVGSLQVIAEHTGVITVGNFRARDIAVGGHGAPIIAYVDYVLFTHPSIGRAIQNIGGIANVTVLPPNASLEDVYAFDTGPGNTLIDYAVSMLYRDLSYDPNGEIASRGTPDDELLEELMGHPYISAPPPKTTGREVFGREMTMKIIEKGISKGLSREDIVATLTMFTVKSIVYNYKRYILPYINIEEVIVGGGGTRNKTMMKWLEREFRMLNLKMLGHEDLGIDSKYKEALGMAVLAHETLSGIPNNVPRATGAMKRVVMGEIAL from the coding sequence ATGAACCTTGTTGATAGGTTGGTTAGGAAGATCGGGCTTGAGAGGAGAATTGTTGCAGGGCTTATTTCAGGCACCAGTGCTGATGGTGTTGATGTAGCTATAGTGGAGCTGGAGGGGCATGGAAGGAATATTAAGCATAGAATGTTAGTCTCAGGTGTTGTTCCGTATCCAGAAGATCTCAGGGGGTTTGTGCTAAGCTCTATCACATCTGGGAGTGTTAGGGATATATGTGTCCTTAACTTCCTAGTGGCAAGGTTCTTCTCTAAGGCTTTTAAGGATGTGATAAGCACCTCCAATCTTAGCCGTGATGATGTGGATCTCATAGGCTCTCACGGGCAGACTATATACCACTATCCAGAGCTGGTGAGATGCGGTGGTTTCGAGACTAGATGCTCCCTCCAAGTGGGTTCCTTACAGGTTATTGCTGAGCACACAGGTGTTATAACTGTGGGTAATTTCAGGGCTAGAGATATAGCGGTTGGAGGTCATGGTGCGCCTATAATAGCCTATGTTGACTATGTCCTCTTTACACACCCATCAATAGGTAGGGCTATCCAGAATATAGGAGGGATAGCCAATGTTACTGTCCTGCCTCCAAATGCTTCGCTAGAGGATGTATACGCCTTTGACACAGGGCCTGGAAATACCTTGATAGACTATGCTGTGTCAATGTTGTATAGAGACCTTAGCTACGATCCTAACGGGGAGATAGCTTCAAGGGGGACTCCAGACGATGAGCTCTTGGAAGAGCTTATGGGCCACCCATATATCTCGGCCCCTCCTCCGAAGACAACTGGTAGGGAGGTTTTCGGCAGGGAAATGACTATGAAGATAATTGAGAAGGGCATTTCCAAGGGTCTCTCTAGAGAGGACATAGTTGCGACACTTACAATGTTTACGGTGAAGAGCATAGTATATAATTATAAACGCTATATCCTACCCTACATCAATATAGAGGAGGTAATAGTTGGAGGAGGCGGGACGAGGAACAAGACCATGATGAAGTGGCTTGAGAGAGAGTTTAGAATGCTTAACCTGAAAATGCTGGGGCACGAGGATCTTGGGATAGACTCTAAGTACAAGGAAGCGCTTGGAATGGCGGTACTAGCACATGAGACCCTCAGCGGGATCCCAAATAACGTGCCCCGCGCAACGGGTGCTATGAAAAGGGTTGTCATGGGGGAGATAGCCCTTTGA
- a CDS encoding 30S ribosomal protein S24e, producing the protein MAVESQQGPVAKLDSGIYVLVSQKENKVIQRKEAVLRIEHRNKGTPSRLDVIEAVSKLLGVDKSLVVVRRIETEYGKDSSKAWVHIYRDRATLERFEPKYLLQRSEKKEEKGGG; encoded by the coding sequence ATGGCTGTGGAGAGTCAGCAGGGCCCTGTGGCGAAACTCGACAGCGGGATCTATGTGTTGGTTTCGCAGAAGGAGAACAAGGTTATCCAGAGGAAGGAGGCTGTGCTAAGGATAGAGCATAGGAATAAGGGAACCCCATCGAGACTCGATGTGATTGAGGCTGTTTCGAAGCTCCTCGGTGTTGATAAAAGCCTTGTTGTTGTTAGAAGGATAGAGACAGAATATGGGAAGGACTCATCAAAGGCATGGGTACATATATATAGAGATCGAGCTACTCTCGAAAGATTTGAACCGAAATATCTCCTGCAGAGATCTGAGAAGAAGGAGGAGAAGGGTGGGGGTTAA
- a CDS encoding AbrB/MazE/SpoVT family DNA-binding domain-containing protein, translating into MRVVIRHVITVGRRSLAIVIPKRWAVALGLRKGDKVAVKLNRNRSIVIRPVANAEDREEVDVKCPDIEGASIDEKITVKEMLSAYILGLSSKCIGAGLGLKIQGLISSPSKKDEVDIDSFIEKALDHAEDAVETLNRFVRDFDEKYAEKIHEIEDKMDLLFYSFIRISAQNVIESLSRGIGARDIAWHMLNAILIKTLEDLIDSIDRLIWRIHDSRASSRELVEIISNIERLTRDIVSCIRYPCDSNEVKDYYDKMLIIKRILREKMIFSPQPIQPALAEVVSIVNSIEDLIEITLAASIKKIVDISAENRLNHGKYGEG; encoded by the coding sequence ATGAGGGTAGTTATAAGGCATGTCATAACCGTTGGAAGGAGATCCCTGGCCATTGTTATTCCAAAAAGATGGGCAGTAGCCCTAGGGCTCAGGAAGGGTGATAAGGTTGCTGTTAAGTTGAATAGAAATAGATCTATAGTTATCCGCCCTGTAGCCAATGCTGAGGATAGAGAAGAGGTCGATGTTAAATGCCCTGACATAGAGGGAGCCTCTATCGATGAAAAAATAACTGTGAAGGAGATGCTATCTGCATATATTCTAGGGCTATCATCTAAATGCATTGGAGCGGGGCTAGGCCTTAAAATCCAAGGGCTTATATCTAGCCCCTCAAAAAAGGACGAGGTAGATATAGATAGCTTCATTGAAAAGGCCCTGGATCATGCCGAGGATGCTGTAGAAACTCTTAATAGATTTGTAAGGGATTTCGACGAGAAATACGCAGAGAAGATCCACGAGATCGAGGATAAAATGGATCTCCTGTTCTATTCATTCATAAGGATCTCCGCACAGAACGTAATTGAGAGCCTCAGCAGGGGTATCGGGGCGAGAGATATTGCGTGGCATATGCTCAACGCAATCCTGATAAAAACCCTCGAGGATCTCATAGATTCCATAGATAGGCTTATATGGAGAATCCATGATTCTAGAGCCTCCTCCAGAGAGCTAGTCGAAATCATATCCAACATAGAGCGTCTAACAAGAGATATAGTAAGCTGTATAAGATATCCATGCGATAGCAATGAGGTGAAGGATTATTATGATAAGATGCTGATAATTAAGAGGATATTGAGAGAAAAAATGATCTTCTCCCCCCAACCTATACAGCCCGCCTTAGCCGAGGTTGTATCTATAGTTAATTCAATAGAAGATCTGATAGAGATCACTCTCGCAGCATCTATTAAAAAGATCGTGGATATCAGCGCTGAGAACCGGTTGAATCACGGGAAATATGGGGAGGGATAG
- the map gene encoding type II methionyl aminopeptidase — protein sequence MVGLTEEEFKKYLEAGRIAVKVKEEIPRIVAPGARLVEVAERIEGLIRYYGGEPAFPVNISIGSVAAHYTPIVGDPSVFPEKGLVKVDFGVHVDGYIVDTAITIDLGGDYAVILNAAREALEKALQKIAPGTSFREVGRVVEETARRYSLKPIRNLSGHRIDRYRIHAGESIPNYPESFMPWKFRDGGVYALEPFITNGAGMVAEENLVTIYSVKKTKIKASESEERVLREASTRFKGLPFCGRWLSDLGRDIEKILDRLRAKGALHPYPVLTEIAGGQVAQFEETIVIYSRAPYVVTRRF from the coding sequence GTGGTTGGGCTGACTGAGGAGGAGTTCAAGAAATACCTAGAGGCTGGTAGGATAGCTGTTAAGGTGAAAGAGGAGATCCCAAGGATCGTTGCTCCGGGGGCTAGGCTGGTGGAGGTTGCTGAGAGGATAGAGGGTTTGATAAGATATTATGGTGGGGAGCCAGCATTTCCTGTGAATATATCCATAGGATCTGTTGCAGCCCATTACACCCCAATTGTAGGGGATCCAAGTGTTTTCCCTGAGAAGGGGCTTGTTAAGGTGGATTTCGGCGTCCATGTCGACGGATATATAGTTGATACAGCTATTACAATAGACCTTGGGGGTGACTATGCTGTGATACTAAATGCTGCGAGAGAAGCCCTCGAGAAAGCTCTCCAAAAGATAGCCCCTGGAACATCTTTCAGAGAGGTTGGAAGGGTTGTTGAGGAAACGGCGAGGAGATACTCCTTAAAACCCATTAGAAATCTCAGCGGGCATAGAATCGATAGATATAGAATACATGCAGGGGAATCCATACCAAACTATCCAGAAAGCTTCATGCCATGGAAATTCAGAGATGGAGGAGTATATGCTCTGGAGCCATTCATAACAAATGGAGCCGGTATGGTTGCTGAGGAGAATCTAGTCACGATATACTCAGTTAAAAAGACAAAGATCAAAGCATCGGAGAGCGAGGAGAGAGTTCTTAGAGAAGCATCAACAAGGTTTAAAGGACTACCCTTCTGTGGAAGATGGCTCTCAGATCTAGGAAGGGATATAGAAAAGATCCTGGATAGGTTAAGGGCAAAGGGCGCATTACACCCATACCCAGTGCTAACAGAGATAGCAGGGGGTCAGGTAGCCCAGTTCGAGGAAACAATTGTGATATATAGCAGGGCACCTTATGTCGTTACCAGAAGGTTCTAG
- a CDS encoding DUF1512 domain-containing protein, with protein MQVTGTPTGDSTVFLIFWIIINILWFMLLFTDLPDRIRIYRWDRIIRFRLSQIEGMALETRKASEEYLREIGVKDPSGLIDGFINNNFLIEPVSIEPTDIIKRLGHLIRVRDDKIKSYTSSISQGLDKAKRDNIAVILEINWVFNLVYRVIRHYYLLGKKTQNWILLTQLVILLPGLIKELEAYKKAVEPFKLGIPVGDSAGPMVVSLLAPNAERIAIAEETVYSVTDIEGRKVYLVKAEGPGGTVGRPGEAVAKLVDQLGCNISRIITVDAALKLEGEKSGEVAEGTGAAIGDPGPEKIAIERAAIKCNIPLDAVIVKMSSEEAITHMTKEIYEGVVKAAEVVKKIIREKTKEGDIVLVAGIGNTVGVL; from the coding sequence ATGCAAGTAACAGGCACCCCAACAGGGGATTCTACGGTTTTCCTTATATTCTGGATCATAATAAATATACTTTGGTTCATGCTTCTATTCACAGATCTCCCTGATAGGATTAGGATCTATAGGTGGGATAGGATCATAAGGTTTAGGCTATCACAGATCGAGGGGATGGCTCTGGAGACTCGAAAAGCTTCCGAGGAATATTTGAGAGAGATAGGTGTGAAAGATCCCAGTGGGTTGATAGATGGCTTCATAAACAATAACTTCCTCATAGAACCGGTTTCTATAGAGCCGACGGATATTATAAAGAGGCTGGGGCATCTGATAAGAGTGAGGGATGATAAGATAAAGAGCTATACATCCTCGATCTCGCAGGGCTTGGACAAGGCTAAAAGAGATAATATAGCAGTTATCCTCGAGATAAACTGGGTCTTCAACCTAGTCTACAGGGTTATTAGACATTACTATCTACTGGGTAAGAAGACGCAGAACTGGATCTTGCTAACACAGCTTGTAATCCTCCTCCCAGGGCTCATCAAGGAGCTAGAGGCATATAAGAAAGCTGTAGAACCCTTCAAGCTAGGGATACCTGTGGGGGATTCTGCAGGCCCTATGGTGGTATCTCTTCTAGCCCCCAACGCCGAGAGGATCGCAATAGCTGAGGAGACGGTATATAGCGTGACAGATATAGAAGGTAGAAAAGTATATCTCGTGAAAGCAGAGGGGCCGGGAGGCACTGTTGGTAGGCCTGGCGAGGCTGTTGCAAAGCTAGTTGATCAGCTTGGATGCAACATCTCTCGAATAATAACTGTGGACGCAGCCCTCAAGCTAGAGGGTGAGAAGAGCGGGGAGGTTGCAGAGGGTACTGGAGCTGCGATAGGCGATCCAGGTCCTGAGAAGATAGCTATTGAGAGGGCCGCGATCAAATGCAACATACCCCTAGACGCTGTTATTGTGAAGATGAGCTCCGAAGAAGCTATAACGCATATGACAAAGGAGATCTACGAGGGGGTGGTTAAAGCTGCAGAGGTTGTTAAAAAGATTATTAGGGAGAAGACAAAAGAAGGAGATATAGTTTTGGTAGCTGGCATAGGGAATACGGTTGGGGTTCTATAG
- a CDS encoding 30S ribosomal protein S27ae — protein sequence MSKEKGKRFRSSLYTIDPSKGTIKPKNKQCPRCGSMMGYYKPGGERWYCGKCHYTEFIRR from the coding sequence ATGAGTAAGGAGAAGGGTAAGAGATTTAGATCCTCTCTCTACACAATAGATCCGTCGAAGGGGACTATCAAGCCTAAAAACAAGCAATGCCCAAGATGCGGATCTATGATGGGCTATTACAAACCCGGCGGTGAGAGGTGGTACTGTGGTAAATGCCACTATACAGAATTTATTAGAAGATAA
- a CDS encoding serine hydrolase: MPHLEEADPEELGFSGDRLRRAIEYICGYAHRRLIPGIEVLVVRRGKVAIHEACGYAQIEPIERPLRRGMLFDLASLTKPIAGSLVAGQLVAEGIIHLKQRVSEILPEFSKTPAGYNEIKDRVRIWMLLAHSSGLPPWLPLYRSTSDREEILMEAVRSFPIYEPGTKAIYSDIGYMVFTKLVEELTSEKFDHLFYSLVAKRLGLKLTLYNPLEADIDQNNIVSTEATEHGGVLTGIVHDENARAMGGVSAHAGLFSTAEEVGLLGYEILRAYRGESDLLLPPAYARSMLRKWICGDRCYGLGWWIYDRRSIEAGGDLLVKGFGHTGFTGTSLWIDPILDIVIVILTNRVHPKRDNHYINLLRPIAHNMIISSVKANRSSNIAEKP; encoded by the coding sequence ATGCCTCATCTCGAAGAAGCAGATCCCGAGGAGCTGGGTTTCTCTGGAGATAGGCTTAGAAGGGCTATTGAGTATATATGTGGATATGCACATAGAAGGCTTATCCCAGGAATAGAGGTTCTTGTAGTAAGAAGGGGTAAGGTAGCTATTCACGAGGCATGTGGATATGCCCAGATAGAGCCTATTGAAAGGCCTCTAAGACGTGGAATGCTATTTGACCTAGCATCTCTTACAAAACCGATAGCAGGTTCACTAGTAGCTGGGCAGCTCGTTGCAGAGGGTATTATACATCTTAAACAGAGAGTCTCGGAGATCCTTCCAGAATTCTCTAAAACCCCTGCTGGCTATAATGAGATTAAGGATAGAGTGAGGATATGGATGCTCCTAGCACACTCGTCAGGTCTCCCACCATGGCTTCCCCTATATAGATCTACAAGCGATAGGGAGGAGATCCTAATGGAGGCTGTAAGGAGTTTCCCAATCTATGAGCCCGGGACAAAGGCGATCTACAGCGATATAGGATATATGGTTTTCACAAAACTTGTTGAGGAGCTCACCAGCGAGAAATTTGATCATCTATTCTACAGCTTAGTTGCGAAGAGACTAGGTCTAAAGCTAACGCTCTATAACCCCTTAGAAGCAGACATAGATCAAAATAACATAGTATCAACCGAGGCAACCGAACATGGAGGCGTCCTCACAGGGATTGTACATGATGAAAATGCCAGAGCTATGGGGGGTGTATCTGCCCATGCCGGGCTGTTCTCGACTGCTGAGGAGGTGGGGCTTCTGGGATATGAGATCCTTAGGGCATATCGCGGTGAATCAGATCTCCTCCTCCCCCCAGCATATGCTAGATCCATGCTTAGAAAATGGATCTGTGGGGATCGGTGTTACGGGCTTGGATGGTGGATCTACGATAGAAGATCTATTGAAGCCGGAGGAGATCTTCTGGTTAAGGGATTCGGGCATACGGGATTCACAGGAACATCCCTATGGATCGATCCTATACTCGATATCGTGATCGTGATCCTAACTAACAGGGTTCACCCAAAGAGAGATAACCATTATATCAACCTGCTACGGCCTATCGCACATAATATGATAATCTCATCCGTCAAAGCCAATAGATCCTCCAACATAGCTGAAAAACCATAG